In a single window of the Danio aesculapii chromosome 20, fDanAes4.1, whole genome shotgun sequence genome:
- the ociad1 gene encoding OCIA domain-containing protein 1 isoform X2: protein MGPGAFNSAYVPTEEEKRVFRECNSESFWYRSLPFSAVAVGITQVLVAKGMLSPSPRFGALPKVAFAGIFGYIGGKMSYVRVCQEKFMKLENSPLGEALRQGRLHHMPSQMNQTDFDPNPSESQQPGSESVQQPGTQVSSASESYSSYTSDYTYSTPSQSYEPTPFSSGFSDSGPANIRDDLPSQAPLYIEEDAPKKKPVLYEELRNKNREHYEVTLPQKNQTQMKPQMEVTEPKKEAKKNKYGDSWEE from the exons ATGGGTCCA GGTGCTTTTAATTCTGCGTATGTTCCCACTGAAGAAGAGAAGCGTGTCTTCAGGGAGTGCAACTCAGAAAGCTTCTGGTACAGAT CTTTACCGTTTTCTGCAGTAGCAGTCGGAATCACTCAAGTACTGGTAGCAAAAG GAATGCTTTCTCCATCTCCACGATTTGGTGCTCTTCCCAAAGTTGCCT TTGCTGGCATATTTGGATACATTGGTGGGAAAATGTCTTACGTGAGGGTCTGTCAAGAAAAGTTTATGAAACTGGAGAACTCGCCCCTGGGAGAGGCATTACGACAGGGACGTCTGCATCACATGCCTTCTCA GATGAACCAAACCGATTTTGATCCAAACCCATCAGAATCCCAGCAGCCTGGTTCAGAGTCCGTCCAACAGCCTGGGACACAAGTCAGCTCTGCATCTGAGAGCTACAGCAGCTACACCAGTGACTACACTTACAGTACCCCATCTCAGTCATACGAGCCCACTCCTTTCAGCTCTGGATTCAGTGATTCTGGTCCTGCTAACATCAGGGATGATTTACCTTCGCAAG CGCCACTCTATATAGAAGAGGATGCGCCCAAGAAAAAGCCAGTGTTGTATGAGGAACTGCGTAACAAGAACAGGGAGCACTATGAAGTCACGCTCCCACAGAAAAACCAAACGCAAATGAAACCACAAATGGAGGTGACGGAACCCAAAAAGGAAG CTAAAAAGAACAAGTATGGTGACTCTTGGGAAGAGTAA
- the ociad1 gene encoding OCIA domain-containing protein 1 isoform X1, with protein MSQASSGFTPAAQVQHGSSKGAFNSAYVPTEEEKRVFRECNSESFWYRSLPFSAVAVGITQVLVAKGMLSPSPRFGALPKVAFAGIFGYIGGKMSYVRVCQEKFMKLENSPLGEALRQGRLHHMPSQMNQTDFDPNPSESQQPGSESVQQPGTQVSSASESYSSYTSDYTYSTPSQSYEPTPFSSGFSDSGPANIRDDLPSQAPLYIEEDAPKKKPVLYEELRNKNREHYEVTLPQKNQTQMKPQMEVTEPKKEAKKNKYGDSWEE; from the exons ATGTCGCAAGCATCGTCTGGATTCACTCCGGCTGCCCAAGTCCAGCATGGGTCCAGTAAG GGTGCTTTTAATTCTGCGTATGTTCCCACTGAAGAAGAGAAGCGTGTCTTCAGGGAGTGCAACTCAGAAAGCTTCTGGTACAGAT CTTTACCGTTTTCTGCAGTAGCAGTCGGAATCACTCAAGTACTGGTAGCAAAAG GAATGCTTTCTCCATCTCCACGATTTGGTGCTCTTCCCAAAGTTGCCT TTGCTGGCATATTTGGATACATTGGTGGGAAAATGTCTTACGTGAGGGTCTGTCAAGAAAAGTTTATGAAACTGGAGAACTCGCCCCTGGGAGAGGCATTACGACAGGGACGTCTGCATCACATGCCTTCTCA GATGAACCAAACCGATTTTGATCCAAACCCATCAGAATCCCAGCAGCCTGGTTCAGAGTCCGTCCAACAGCCTGGGACACAAGTCAGCTCTGCATCTGAGAGCTACAGCAGCTACACCAGTGACTACACTTACAGTACCCCATCTCAGTCATACGAGCCCACTCCTTTCAGCTCTGGATTCAGTGATTCTGGTCCTGCTAACATCAGGGATGATTTACCTTCGCAAG CGCCACTCTATATAGAAGAGGATGCGCCCAAGAAAAAGCCAGTGTTGTATGAGGAACTGCGTAACAAGAACAGGGAGCACTATGAAGTCACGCTCCCACAGAAAAACCAAACGCAAATGAAACCACAAATGGAGGTGACGGAACCCAAAAAGGAAG CTAAAAAGAACAAGTATGGTGACTCTTGGGAAGAGTAA